From the genome of Planktothrix tepida PCC 9214:
CTAATGTTAATTCTAAAATTAATGAATTTGAAAATAAATTTGGATTAGATTATATTCAATCTACAATTCAATCTCTGGAAGCTTTAGGAGAATCGGCTACAGAGACAATAAAGAATCAATTATATCGATTAAAAGCTTTTGTTAAAAAATTAACTAATCAATCTTCTAATAATCAACAAAGTTTAAATGCAATACAAATTAATTATAATTCATTGGTAATTAGTCCAATAAAACCTGTAAGAATACCAAATTTAACCGATGTTGTCGGAGTAATTCATCAACTAGCAGGATGGTTTTTATCAATCTTTTCTATATCAGGACAAGCATTAACAGCATTAGCTCATACCGTAACATCAGTTGTCTGTAAAGCTATTGGTTCAGTTGGAGCAAATGCCTCTCGATATTTAGCCGCAGGAGTTCTTAAATCCTTACCTCAATTAGTTCCAAAAGTGGGTTCAGCAACAGGAACTTTATTTGGTGGAGCTTGGGCATTTTTGATGGCTTATGCTCCTTATATTGCGTTAGTTGCAGGATTAATTTTAATTGCTATAAAATGGAGTAAGAAGACTAAATTAGGTGAATTTATTTATCTGATTGGAACTACAAATAACGGTAATCCTGATTTGGGATTTGCTAGAGTTGCCCAGATGAATGAAGCTCAAATTAGAAGTTACATTATAGATTTTGCTAATCGAATGATTAATGAATCTCTAAAAACTTATCAAAACTTTTATGGATTTATATTAAACAACAGTCAGGAAATTACACTTTGTCTCAATTTTAATAATTTAACTTTACCTCAAACGATTAATGATGAAGCAACTAAAACCAGTTTATGGGAAAGCTTTAAACCTTTCTTAGATGAATTTAGTGAGGATTAATTGATGCCAACTGTCTTTGAAAATATTAGACTAAATGAAGCCGGAACGGAAGGACAAATTAAAACGATTTCTACCTTCAGTATTTGGAAATGTAAGGAAAAACGATGGTCAATGGGGCCGTCTGTTGTGTTGCGGAATACCATGTTAGGCGCTTTACATCCGTATAAAGAATTTTGTATTGGAGAAATTAGTAAAACCGATACGAATGCTGCCTTATTAAATCCCTTTAAACCGAAAGATTTTCAAGATGCGTTTTTCTTAGATTTAGCATCAAATAGTCGGACACATGGACGGTTTACATTTACTGCTCAGAAAACTATCGGTAAAGATTATTTTGGAGAAGATTGGAAACGAATTATTTATGGTTCAATTCTACACACGGGCTGTAATCGAATGTTTTATCGTCAGATGAAATACATTATTGTAGATGATGAACGTCGCAATCCGAATGATGGTTCTCCTCAAGATGATCCTACAAATAACACCCATTGGGATACCGGAGATTGTCATGCTAAAGCGAGTAGCAGTTTAATGGCATTATTAGAAGCCTATTCAAGAAATTTAGATCCGTTAAACCCTATTGATGAAGAACAACCGATTGGATTACAATTTAGAGCGGCTTTAAGAAATGAATGGGTTGCTAAAGGAACTGTTGCCTGGAATCCCGCATTAGATAATACTGAATTTGATTTAGTGATTCCTTTGAGTTCTTTGAAAGGAAATAAACCAGCATTAGGCAATTATGAAGGTAAGATTTTAGTTGGTGTTGTTCATGAAGCTGAAGAACGAAGGGCAAAACCGGGATGGATGTTATGGCAATGGTTTGATTTTGAAACCTTAGAAGAAGATGGCATTATCACGAGACTAGAGGAGAAGTGTCAGAATTTAGCGGGTGCATTTAATTCAATTCAAAACCTGGCTGAGATTATGCGAGTAGACTTGCAGGAAGCTGAAGAAGAATTAGCAGACCTAGATGATAATCCTGATGCGGAAGCTGAGTATGCTAATATTGCTGCTCGTGTGATTCAAGCTGATAGAAATGGTTTACTTTTGTTACATCCTTATATTGTGAAGAAAGTTAAAGAAAGATGTCGAGAAATGTGGAAGAATTTAGCTAAAGCAGCAGGTGTAAGATTCTATTCTGTGATGTGTATGCCTGATCAATATTTTGAACGATATCAGGTGAAGTTACCCGATGGTAAAATGCAATATAGTCCTAAAGCTTTCTGTTCTAAATCATTTAATCAAGGTGAATATATTGTGTTTTGTAATCCCATGAGACATTGGGGCGATGTGCAGTTATGGCAAAATAAACATGAAGGAATGTTTGTAAATGACCCTGGAGTTTTAGCCGCCACTCGTGAATTATTGTTAGAATTAGGACGAGATACTGATGGTGATTTTGTACAATTAATTAAGAGTAATGCTTATCCGAATGTTAGGAATGCGATCGCTAACTTTAATTCTTCTCCATCTGTTAAGAAATTTCCCAAAGTTCCATTAACAGGTAGTTTTCAGCAGATTGCCATTAATTCAATGAATGATCTAACAGGAGTTGTTGCATCCTTATTAGGTAGAGCCAGAGCAGTCAGAGCCGAGGATAAAGTTCTTAATATTCCCGGTGAAGGGGAGATGCGGATTATTGATTTCCTTTCCCAAGAATTACAAATTGCTGTTGATAGTTTAAAATCGGCTCATCCTAATAATACAGAAGGATTAGATGTTGTTAAAAAGTTCTTAGATGCAGTAGATGGTGATGTTAAATGGTTAGGAGATTTAAAATCCGATGATTGTTATTTAACCCGTCCCTGTCAAGTCAATCCCAATTTAACTGATACCGTAACTCGGATTATTCAGTTAGTAAATAGTTATTGGCGTTCTCCCGATTTAAAAGAAGATAGCAGTCCCCAAGCTTATCAAAATGTTCTGTTTTCTCAGGTAGAAGTTGACCCTTATCAAATGCAGTTAGCTACTGAACATCGGGATAGTTACCGAGAAGAGATGGGTAAAGCCATTGCTCATAGAGAACAAAATGATGGTGATGATAGATTAATTAAAGCCGTTGCTGAGAATGCTCGACTCAGACGAGATGAACTGCTTAAACTTCCGAAACGAGATGGTAGTTTCTATTCGGGAGAATCTTGGGCGGCGGCTTATTGGAGAGTTTCTCATACTGCTCATACTGGAACTGCTGGGTTAGTGTTTCTGGTGTTTGCTGATGAAATTATTGCTGAATTAAATAACACCAAATTAGAAGAAGCAAAAGTTTTAACCGTTTATGCGATTCAATATGGCAAATGGGCAACTCCCCGTCGCGCACCCTGGAGAGGTCAAGAAGTTGATGTGAGAGCCTATATGACTGAATCTCAAGGGAAAAAATATTTGGCTTTAGAGATGAAATGGGATGGCGCTCAAACTCAGATCGGATTCCATCACTTAGGAATGATTGGCGATAAATCTCATGCTTATATTTTACCAGGATGGACAAAACGAATGAAAATCTATGGTGTTGCTTATGAAAATGATAAATATCCAAGAAAACGCACGGCTGAAGATAAAACCACACGAGTTTATTTATTTGACCTGTCTCTGAGTGAAGAACAAATTCGAGACTTTTTAGAGTTTAAATAGTTGATTATTTGAGAGAAATCTATTACAATCGAAATTGAATTAAGACTTTTGAATGAACAATGGATACAACTTACATTGAACAAACAACTGGATTTTCTGAACAGACCGTTAAAGGAGTAATTGACGGTTTCATTAAGTTTATTCAGTTGGAATTACGCTCTGGGAACGAAGTCAAAATCAGCGACTTTGGCGTATTTTATCCGAAAGAACTGGGTGAACGACAAGCTCGGAATCCACGCACCGGGGAAGTGATTATGGCAAAACCCCGAACTAAACCTCGATTCAAGTTCTATGACAGCTTCGAGAAAATGATTCAGGATAGTCCCGAAGCACAGAAATCTGTATCTGCATCAAATACTGCATTAAATACTGCATCAAATACTGCATCATCTGCGCCACCCCCACCACCCCAGGAGTTAATCACGTCGCCATCGCCAGTACCACCGCCGCCACCTGCCGAGATGGTTAGCCGAACCTGGCACATTAGTTTGAGTGGAGAGAAAGTTGAGCCTGTGGCTGAAAATCAGTTAATTACCAAAGGTGTAACGTCTGCTACTCCAATTTGGTCTGAGGGAACCGGATGGAAACGGGCGGGTGAAATTCCAGAACTGAAATATTTGTTTGCTGCTTAGGAGGAGAAGATGAGGGTCATTAACACAAGGGGTGAGTGCTGAAGTGCTTGCCCTTTTGATTTTGGGTAAAGCCATGAAAGAAAAAGAAATTGTAGCGGGCGCGATCGCCATTCTGAGTTTAGGATTCAATCTCGGTTTGATGGGAGTGCCGCAGGTTTTGATGTTGTTGATTGTAGGTGTGGCGTTTATTGCTTGGAGTTATTGGGTTTAACTAGACTATCAATTTCTAAAGAAGTGGCAGTTTCATAGATGCTTAATCCTCCAGTTCTTTGATTAATTCCATCAACTTGGCTTTAATATCAACGGATTTTCTAGCAAGTTTTCTAGGTCTACCTGTTTCCGCAAAAGCTGTTTTATCAGTTAATGCTAATGGATAGCCACCTGCAACTAAAGCATTTAATTTTTGAGTAACGGTTGTCGGATGAATATCAAGCTCAGTTGCAATTTCTTCAAAGGTTAATGGTCTATCGCTAATTAAGTCCAGTAGTTCCAGAGTATTTCTAACTCCTTTAGACAATAAAGGGAATAACCATTCTCTTTCCTTTTGTTCCAATTCCTGAAATTTAGCAATTAATTTAGCTTGCTCTGTTAACTTTTTTCTAAAGCTATCTTCCATCTTAATATTAAATCAAAAACACAAAATTTAAAAGTGGTAGCAGGTAAATTATAATAGACTTTTAATTTAACGTTGTTCACCTTCACAACCAATGCCATCTTTATCAGAATCAAAGTTATGGGGGTCAGGGTCAAGAACTACGAATTGACGATAAGTGATATCTTTGCAGTCTAAATCTGGGGGCGGTGAGGGAATGCAGATTTTATTTCCAGCTAAGTCTGTGGGATAGGCAGGGTCACAGTTTTGGGTGGGTTGTTGAGTGGGTTGTTGAGCGACTGTTACAGTTCCGCCTACAATCAATAACAGGGAAGTCATTACACCCAATAATATCGCCATCAGTTCTCTCCATGAAATCTCAACTATCTAAGATTTTGCCAGCTTTGGTTGCCTTG
Proteins encoded in this window:
- a CDS encoding HU family DNA-binding protein; translation: MDTTYIEQTTGFSEQTVKGVIDGFIKFIQLELRSGNEVKISDFGVFYPKELGERQARNPRTGEVIMAKPRTKPRFKFYDSFEKMIQDSPEAQKSVSASNTALNTASNTASSAPPPPPQELITSPSPVPPPPPAEMVSRTWHISLSGEKVEPVAENQLITKGVTSATPIWSEGTGWKRAGEIPELKYLFAA
- a CDS encoding helix-turn-helix domain-containing protein, with the protein product MEDSFRKKLTEQAKLIAKFQELEQKEREWLFPLLSKGVRNTLELLDLISDRPLTFEEIATELDIHPTTVTQKLNALVAGGYPLALTDKTAFAETGRPRKLARKSVDIKAKLMELIKELED